A portion of the Streptomyces sp. YPW6 genome contains these proteins:
- the paaK gene encoding phenylacetate--CoA ligase PaaK — MTAMLDAAERLDRSGLEALQRERLRTTLRHAYDNVPFYRDAFDRAGLKPEDCRTLADLARFPFTAKTDLRDNYPFGMFAVPEHEVRRIHASSGTTGRPTVVGYTERDLDTWADVVARSIRAAGGRPGHKVHVAYGYGLFTGGLGAHYGAERLGCTVVPASGGMTARQVQLIQDFRPEIIMITPSYMLTLLDEFERQGVDPRSTSLKVGIFGAEPWTEGMRAEIEDRFAIDAVDIYGLSEVMGPGVAQECVETKDGLHIWEDHFYPEIVDPFTGEVLPDGEEGELVFTSLTKEAMPVIRYRTRDLTRLLPGTARTFRRMEKVTGRSDDMVILRGVNLFPTQIEEIVLRTPAVAPHFQLRLTRDGRLDALTILVEARADATVDEREKAARAVAAAVKDGVGVSVNVEVVDPRTLERSVGKIRRIVDLREPGTA, encoded by the coding sequence ATGACGGCCATGCTGGACGCGGCGGAACGGCTGGACCGGAGCGGGCTGGAGGCTCTGCAACGGGAGCGGCTGCGGACCACACTGCGGCACGCGTACGACAACGTCCCCTTCTACCGGGACGCTTTCGACCGGGCCGGGCTGAAGCCCGAGGACTGCCGGACGCTCGCGGACCTGGCCCGCTTCCCGTTCACCGCGAAGACGGATCTGCGGGACAACTACCCCTTCGGGATGTTCGCCGTGCCGGAGCACGAGGTGCGCCGGATCCACGCCTCCAGCGGCACGACGGGGCGCCCGACCGTCGTCGGGTACACCGAACGGGATCTGGACACCTGGGCGGACGTGGTGGCCCGGTCGATCCGCGCGGCGGGCGGACGGCCCGGCCACAAGGTGCATGTGGCGTACGGGTACGGGCTGTTCACCGGCGGCCTCGGCGCGCACTACGGGGCGGAGCGGCTCGGCTGCACGGTCGTCCCGGCCTCCGGGGGCATGACCGCGCGGCAGGTGCAGCTGATCCAGGACTTCCGGCCCGAGATCATCATGATCACGCCGTCGTACATGCTGACGCTGCTGGACGAGTTCGAGCGGCAGGGCGTCGATCCGCGGTCGACCTCCCTGAAGGTGGGGATCTTCGGCGCGGAGCCGTGGACCGAGGGGATGCGCGCGGAGATCGAGGACCGGTTCGCGATCGACGCGGTGGACATCTACGGGCTCTCGGAGGTGATGGGCCCGGGGGTGGCGCAGGAGTGCGTGGAGACGAAGGACGGGCTGCACATCTGGGAGGACCACTTCTACCCGGAGATCGTCGACCCGTTCACGGGTGAGGTGCTTCCCGACGGCGAGGAGGGAGAGCTGGTCTTCACCTCGCTGACCAAGGAGGCGATGCCGGTGATCCGCTACCGGACCCGGGACCTGACTCGGCTGCTGCCGGGAACGGCGCGGACGTTCCGGCGGATGGAGAAGGTCACCGGCCGCAGCGACGACATGGTGATCCTGCGCGGGGTGAACCTCTTCCCCACGCAGATCGAGGAGATCGTGCTCCGCACGCCCGCCGTCGCCCCGCACTTCCAGCTGCGGCTGACCCGGGACGGGCGGCTGGACGCGCTGACGATTCTCGTGGAGGCACGGGCGGACGCGACGGTCGACGAGCGGGAGAAGGCGGCGCGGGCCGTCGCGGCGGCGGTCAAGGACGGCGTCGGGGTGTCGGTGAACGTCGAGGTCGTGGACCCGCGGACGCTGGAGCGCTCGGTGGGCAAGATCCGGCGGATCGTGGACCTGCGGGAGCCGGGCACGGCGTGA
- a CDS encoding alpha/beta hydrolase: MPIFTAYDKTPLACHLVGEGEPLICLPGGPMRASAYLGDLGGLAARRRLVLLDLRGTGASGVPEDPSAYRCDRLVDDVEALREHLGLERIDLLAHSAGADLALLYAARHPQRLRTLTLVTPSTRAVGIEVTDQDLREAAELRSDEPWYPEARAAQDALLAGGPFAELWPAVRPLTYGRWDEAARAHAEASAGQTNARARAHYAGEGAFDPAATAAALREVTVPVLVLAGEYDGHPSPDRATELAALFPAAEFAVQRGAGHFPWLDDPGAFARTVEAFLAPEVSSVQAGGVRLAYRVWGAPEAPPVVLLHGRAGSGETWTRIAEDLAADHRVYAPDFRGHGLSDWPGRYSFEMFRDDLHAFLEARNLAGATVVGHSMGGVAAYLLAQREPGLIGRLIIEDAPPLLPLDPPRPLSVRPEGDLGFDWPVVPDTDAQLNDPDPAVRERFPEITVPTLVIGGGPRSHIDQEQLAQMVRALPDAELVTVDAGHLVHTDRPGEFLAAIRAFGLHDRNGRGAAC, translated from the coding sequence ATGCCGATCTTCACCGCGTACGACAAGACCCCGCTCGCCTGTCACCTGGTGGGGGAGGGGGAACCGCTGATCTGTCTGCCCGGGGGGCCGATGCGGGCGAGCGCGTATCTCGGCGATCTCGGAGGGCTCGCCGCCCGACGCCGGCTCGTCCTGCTGGACCTGCGGGGAACGGGCGCGTCCGGCGTGCCCGAGGACCCCTCGGCCTACCGCTGCGACCGCCTCGTCGACGATGTGGAAGCCCTGCGCGAACACCTGGGCCTGGAGCGGATCGACCTCCTCGCGCACTCCGCCGGAGCCGATCTGGCACTCCTGTACGCGGCCCGCCACCCGCAGCGGCTGCGCACCCTGACCCTCGTCACCCCCAGCACCCGGGCCGTGGGCATCGAGGTGACGGACCAGGACCTGCGCGAGGCCGCCGAGCTGCGGAGCGACGAACCGTGGTACCCCGAGGCGCGGGCGGCCCAGGACGCGCTGCTGGCCGGGGGACCCTTCGCCGAGCTGTGGCCCGCCGTCCGGCCCCTCACCTACGGCCGCTGGGACGAGGCGGCCCGCGCCCACGCCGAGGCCTCCGCCGGGCAGACCAACGCACGGGCCCGCGCACACTACGCCGGGGAAGGCGCCTTCGACCCCGCCGCCACCGCCGCGGCCCTGCGCGAGGTGACCGTGCCGGTGCTCGTTCTCGCCGGGGAGTACGACGGCCACCCCAGCCCGGACCGGGCCACGGAACTCGCCGCGCTCTTCCCGGCCGCCGAGTTCGCCGTCCAGCGCGGCGCGGGCCACTTCCCGTGGCTGGACGACCCGGGCGCCTTCGCCCGTACGGTGGAGGCCTTCCTCGCCCCGGAGGTGTCGAGCGTCCAGGCTGGCGGGGTCCGGCTCGCCTACCGGGTCTGGGGCGCGCCCGAGGCCCCGCCCGTCGTCCTGCTGCACGGCCGGGCCGGCTCCGGCGAGACCTGGACCCGGATCGCGGAGGACCTGGCCGCCGACCACCGCGTCTACGCTCCCGACTTCCGCGGCCACGGGCTGAGCGACTGGCCCGGCCGCTACTCCTTCGAGATGTTCCGCGACGACCTGCACGCCTTCCTGGAGGCCCGCAACCTGGCCGGGGCGACCGTCGTCGGACACTCCATGGGCGGGGTCGCCGCCTACCTCCTGGCCCAGCGGGAGCCGGGCCTCATCGGCCGGCTGATCATCGAGGACGCGCCGCCGCTCCTCCCGCTCGACCCGCCGCGGCCGCTCTCCGTCCGGCCCGAGGGCGACCTCGGCTTCGACTGGCCCGTCGTGCCCGACACCGACGCCCAGCTGAACGACCCCGACCCGGCCGTCCGTGAACGCTTCCCCGAGATCACCGTGCCCACCCTCGTCATCGGCGGCGGGCCCCGCAGCCACATCGACCAGGAGCAGCTCGCGCAGATGGTCCGCGCGTTGCCGGACGCCGAGCTGGTCACCGTCGACGCCGGGCATCTCGTCCACACGGACCGGCCCGGGGAATTCCTGGCGGCCATCCGGGCGTTCGGGCTCCATGACCGGAACGGGCGCGGCGCTGCCTGCTGA
- a CDS encoding aminotransferase class I/II-fold pyridoxal phosphate-dependent enzyme, whose protein sequence is MAGLTTGCLTWSAAYAPLWALIGVSGAAAVLVGVRVNRPACRWPWWVLAAALLFFAAGDTYYNVMEAYFSASNPFPSPADACYLLTYPLFTAGLLGLVRNRMAGRDVPGLLDALIITAGLALPVWVFLVQPLTRVDGLTWQQRVTSIAYPLGDILVLALLVRLLTLGSAPRRNRALHLLVLGTLTLLCFDIAYGVLQLNGNWQTGTVLDSGWVFFYTAWGLAALHPSMAELTTREERQESLLPPTRRLLLLSGAVLIAPAILLAEGLRGKAQDASVIAAFSGILTLLVILRLTGMVTAHRKAVAREVALRNAAASLVAAMSAQEIARCCDHAVGALFGARQPHASMLLSTDDAEEAPARTSPATPPAGRWRDARTGRVPPGQPAELAGPRSRLMPVTRLGPGISAGLGHLRTVLVCPTARPDRAGAPGILLTAGPAKRLEEMQSFLEILASHAGLALGRIALRREIVRQESEAYFRTLVHNASDVILIVASDNTVRYASPSARSVFGEAELIGAPLDELVDERDRTRAEGLLTMMGNGTRREGRDHWHIPNGGDPLEVEVSCRDLRQDRTVRGLVVTLRDVTEQRQLEHELTQRAFHDSLTGLPNRVLLLERIERALLRGRRQPALTCVLFIDLDDFKIVNDSMGHAVGDQLLNAVGARLTATLRRTDTAARLGGDEFAVLMEGAREPIDAELLAAQIVQSLSRPFRLPDGSVSVSASVGVATAMDSADSEELLSHSDLALRAAKAAGKRQWRRFQTRLRVRMIEQHDLRASLDSAIVRKEFALRYQPVVDLADGRIVAFEALARWPHELRGPIPPQQFIALAEETGQIMPLGSWVLGRATGDIAALQRAARGAPPYVSVNVSARQFRDADFLDEVGEALATPGLSPGSLQLELTETVMLHWDSQVAEVMQSLKDLGVRIALDDFGTGFSSLRYLRELPIDVLKIDKSFIDDLTTDPQQVALVEGIVHIADTLGLQVIAEGIEDAGQRDLLARMGCRYGQGYLYARPMTARQSASLLRRPRRSHRPERGGRPRAAGHRTTRGPVDDPTAGERSRPMPDITTSVRRVRRDQRLSDLEHLRQTSPMSDAVLDEVRGRHIRSQDRWLIDFASCNYLGFDRDPEIIAAIEPAVRRWGTHPSWSRLLGSPRIYPEIEERLAALLEAPDTLLLPTATLIHASVIPVLAGTGHVFVEATAHRTVYDGCVAARGQGATLQRFRQDRPDQLDEQLRAVPSGSARLVCLDGVNSMSGNIPDVPRLAAVCRNRGATLYLDDTHGFGIIGERRDDERCPYGARGNSVVRHTGETYDDIVLVGGFSKAYSSLLAFLALPTSLKDLLKVAAGPYLYSGPSPTASLATTLAGLEVNELRGDAIRADVHRKTAAVLDHVHALGMATPNTDGLPIVEIVLADASDLDAVAGFLWDSGIYVTLAAYPLVPRDRVGFRVQITALNSDEDIDRLNTTLTALCERFAVLRPGS, encoded by the coding sequence GTGGCCGGCCTCACTACGGGTTGCCTGACGTGGTCCGCCGCCTACGCCCCCCTGTGGGCCCTGATCGGTGTGTCCGGTGCGGCGGCCGTCCTGGTGGGCGTGCGGGTCAACCGGCCCGCATGCCGCTGGCCGTGGTGGGTCCTCGCCGCCGCCCTCCTCTTCTTCGCCGCGGGCGACACCTACTACAACGTGATGGAGGCGTACTTCTCCGCGTCGAACCCCTTCCCGTCCCCGGCCGACGCCTGTTACCTGCTGACCTACCCTCTGTTCACCGCGGGGCTGCTCGGGCTGGTGCGCAACCGCATGGCGGGCCGCGACGTACCGGGCCTGCTGGACGCGCTGATCATCACCGCCGGACTGGCCCTTCCGGTCTGGGTCTTCCTGGTGCAGCCGCTCACCCGGGTCGACGGGCTGACCTGGCAGCAGCGCGTCACCAGCATCGCCTACCCGCTCGGTGACATCCTCGTGCTGGCCCTGCTCGTCCGGCTGCTCACCCTGGGCTCCGCTCCGCGCCGCAACCGGGCCCTGCACCTCCTGGTGCTCGGCACGCTGACGCTCCTGTGCTTCGACATCGCGTACGGGGTTCTGCAGCTCAACGGGAACTGGCAGACGGGGACCGTGCTGGACAGCGGCTGGGTGTTCTTCTACACCGCCTGGGGCCTGGCGGCGCTGCATCCGTCCATGGCCGAACTGACCACACGGGAGGAGCGGCAGGAATCGCTGCTCCCGCCGACGCGCCGCCTGCTCCTGCTGTCCGGCGCCGTGCTGATCGCCCCCGCGATCCTGCTCGCCGAGGGGCTGCGCGGCAAGGCCCAGGACGCCTCCGTGATCGCCGCCTTCTCCGGGATCCTGACCCTGCTGGTCATCCTGCGGCTCACCGGCATGGTCACGGCCCACCGGAAGGCCGTCGCCAGGGAGGTCGCCCTGCGGAACGCGGCCGCCTCCCTGGTCGCCGCGATGAGCGCACAGGAGATCGCCCGGTGCTGCGACCACGCCGTGGGCGCGCTGTTCGGGGCCCGGCAGCCGCACGCGAGCATGCTGCTGTCGACCGACGACGCCGAGGAGGCCCCGGCCCGTACGAGCCCCGCCACGCCGCCGGCCGGCCGCTGGCGGGACGCACGGACCGGCCGGGTTCCGCCGGGGCAGCCGGCCGAACTGGCCGGCCCCCGTTCCCGGCTGATGCCGGTCACCCGGCTCGGGCCGGGCATCAGCGCCGGGCTGGGACACCTGCGCACCGTCCTCGTCTGCCCGACGGCCCGGCCCGACCGTGCGGGTGCGCCGGGCATCCTGCTGACCGCGGGACCCGCGAAGCGGCTCGAGGAAATGCAAAGCTTCCTGGAGATCCTCGCCTCGCACGCCGGACTGGCGCTGGGACGGATCGCCCTGCGCAGGGAGATCGTCCGGCAGGAGAGCGAGGCGTACTTCCGCACCCTGGTGCACAACGCCTCGGACGTCATCCTCATCGTCGCGTCCGACAACACCGTCCGCTACGCCAGCCCCTCCGCCCGGTCCGTGTTCGGCGAGGCCGAGCTGATCGGCGCCCCGCTGGACGAACTGGTGGACGAGCGCGATCGGACCCGGGCGGAGGGGCTCCTGACCATGATGGGGAACGGGACCCGGCGAGAGGGGCGGGACCACTGGCACATCCCCAACGGCGGCGACCCCCTGGAAGTGGAGGTGAGCTGCCGCGACCTGCGGCAGGACCGCACCGTCCGGGGGCTGGTCGTCACCCTGCGGGACGTGACGGAGCAGCGCCAGCTGGAACACGAACTCACCCAGCGGGCGTTCCACGATTCGCTGACGGGCCTGCCCAACCGCGTGCTGCTGCTGGAGCGGATCGAACGCGCGCTGCTGCGTGGCCGCCGTCAGCCCGCCCTCACGTGCGTGCTGTTCATCGACCTCGACGACTTCAAGATCGTCAATGACAGCATGGGCCACGCGGTGGGCGACCAGCTCCTGAACGCGGTGGGCGCCCGGCTCACCGCGACCCTCCGGCGCACCGACACCGCCGCGCGCCTGGGCGGCGACGAGTTCGCCGTCCTCATGGAGGGCGCGAGGGAGCCCATCGACGCCGAACTGCTGGCCGCCCAGATCGTCCAGAGCCTCAGCCGCCCGTTCCGGCTGCCGGACGGCTCGGTGAGCGTGTCGGCGAGTGTGGGCGTGGCGACCGCGATGGACAGCGCGGACAGCGAGGAGCTGCTGAGCCACTCCGACCTGGCGCTCCGCGCCGCCAAGGCGGCGGGCAAGCGCCAGTGGCGGCGCTTCCAGACCCGGCTGCGGGTCCGCATGATCGAACAGCATGACCTGCGGGCGAGCCTGGACTCGGCGATCGTCCGGAAGGAGTTCGCTCTGCGCTACCAGCCCGTCGTGGACCTGGCGGACGGCCGCATCGTCGCCTTCGAGGCGCTCGCCCGCTGGCCCCACGAGCTGCGCGGTCCGATTCCCCCGCAGCAGTTCATCGCACTCGCCGAGGAGACCGGCCAGATCATGCCGCTGGGCAGCTGGGTGCTCGGCCGGGCCACCGGCGACATCGCGGCCCTGCAACGGGCGGCCCGGGGCGCCCCGCCCTATGTCAGCGTCAATGTGTCGGCCCGTCAGTTCCGGGACGCGGACTTCCTCGACGAGGTCGGCGAAGCGCTCGCCACACCCGGGCTCTCTCCCGGGTCGCTGCAGCTGGAACTCACCGAGACGGTCATGCTGCACTGGGACAGCCAGGTCGCGGAGGTCATGCAGTCCCTCAAGGACCTGGGTGTGCGCATCGCCCTCGACGACTTCGGCACCGGCTTCTCCTCGCTGCGCTACCTCAGGGAACTGCCCATCGACGTGCTGAAGATCGACAAGTCGTTCATCGACGACCTCACCACGGATCCTCAGCAGGTGGCGCTGGTGGAGGGCATCGTGCACATCGCCGACACGCTGGGCCTCCAGGTGATCGCCGAGGGCATCGAGGACGCCGGACAGCGCGATCTGCTGGCCCGCATGGGCTGCCGGTACGGACAGGGATACCTCTACGCCCGCCCGATGACCGCCCGGCAGAGTGCCTCACTGCTCCGCCGCCCCAGGAGAAGCCACCGGCCGGAGAGAGGCGGCCGGCCCCGTGCGGCCGGCCACCGCACCACCCGCGGTCCTGTCGACGATCCGACCGCCGGAGAAAGGAGCAGGCCGATGCCGGACATCACCACCTCGGTCAGGAGGGTCCGACGGGACCAGCGCTTGAGCGACCTCGAACACCTCCGGCAGACCAGCCCGATGAGCGACGCGGTCCTCGACGAGGTGCGGGGGCGCCACATCCGGTCCCAGGACCGGTGGCTGATCGACTTCGCCTCCTGCAACTACCTGGGCTTCGACCGCGATCCGGAGATCATCGCAGCCATCGAGCCCGCCGTGCGGCGCTGGGGCACCCACCCGAGCTGGTCGAGGCTGCTCGGCAGCCCGCGGATCTACCCCGAGATCGAGGAACGGCTCGCCGCGCTCCTCGAAGCCCCGGACACCCTGCTGCTGCCGACCGCGACGCTGATCCACGCCTCGGTGATCCCGGTCCTCGCCGGCACGGGGCACGTGTTCGTCGAGGCGACCGCGCACCGGACCGTCTACGACGGCTGCGTGGCCGCCCGCGGTCAGGGCGCGACCCTGCAGCGCTTTCGGCAGGACCGGCCGGACCAGCTCGACGAGCAGCTCAGGGCCGTGCCCTCCGGGTCCGCACGGCTGGTCTGCCTGGACGGCGTGAACAGCATGAGCGGGAACATCCCCGACGTGCCCCGGCTGGCGGCCGTCTGCCGGAACCGGGGCGCCACCCTGTACCTCGACGACACGCATGGATTCGGCATCATCGGGGAGCGGCGCGATGACGAGCGGTGTCCGTACGGGGCGCGCGGGAACAGCGTCGTGCGGCACACCGGGGAGACGTACGACGACATCGTGCTCGTCGGCGGCTTCTCCAAGGCGTACTCGTCGCTGCTGGCCTTTCTGGCGCTCCCCACCTCCCTCAAGGACCTGCTGAAGGTCGCTGCGGGCCCCTACCTGTACTCCGGGCCGTCACCGACCGCCTCGCTGGCCACCACGCTCGCCGGCCTGGAGGTCAACGAGCTGCGCGGCGACGCCATCCGCGCCGACGTCCACCGCAAGACGGCCGCGGTGCTCGACCATGTGCACGCCCTCGGCATGGCGACGCCCAACACCGACGGGCTGCCGATCGTCGAGATCGTCCTGGCGGACGCGTCGGACCTCGACGCGGTGGCCGGATTCCTCTGGGACAGCGGGATCTACGTCACCCTGGCCGCGTACCCCCTCGTCCCACGCGACCGCGTGGGCTTCCGGGTGCAGATCACGGCGCTGAACTCCGACGAGGACATCGACCGGCTCAACACCACCCTGACGGCGCTCTGCGAGCGGTTCGCCGTCCTGCGGCCGGGGAGCTGA
- a CDS encoding class I SAM-dependent methyltransferase, whose product MPGQVTRNDDVDWDRWPVQDYLAENYRDLHPSDAAVIAHHSAVYRRIRKGGAARSVEFGAGPNLYPLLLASAASRRIDAVEASAAGVRYLLGQIARGPDASWEPFHALCRELNPDVPPTPQESLSAVRVVHADVRSLEPGTYDIASMNFVAEGVTEDFTEFADFCGRFARSARPGGLLVAAFMENMPTYRIGPASRWPGCPVDSSVVTEVFAPLTDDLRVTRTGPDPSLPDYGDSGMVLLSAVRRAPAGPPR is encoded by the coding sequence ATGCCGGGCCAGGTGACCCGCAACGACGACGTCGACTGGGACCGGTGGCCGGTCCAGGACTACCTCGCGGAGAACTACCGCGACCTGCACCCGTCCGACGCGGCCGTCATCGCGCACCACAGCGCGGTCTACCGCCGCATCCGGAAGGGCGGTGCCGCCCGTTCGGTCGAGTTCGGGGCGGGGCCGAACCTCTACCCCCTCCTGCTCGCCTCCGCCGCGAGCCGCCGGATCGACGCGGTCGAGGCGAGCGCCGCCGGAGTCCGCTACCTGCTCGGGCAGATCGCCCGCGGGCCCGACGCCAGCTGGGAGCCGTTCCACGCCCTGTGCCGGGAGCTGAACCCCGATGTGCCCCCGACGCCGCAGGAGTCGCTCTCCGCCGTCCGCGTCGTCCACGCGGACGTACGAAGCCTGGAACCCGGCACCTACGACATCGCGTCCATGAACTTCGTCGCCGAGGGGGTCACCGAGGACTTCACCGAGTTCGCCGACTTCTGCGGGCGTTTCGCTCGGTCCGCGCGGCCCGGCGGGCTGCTCGTCGCGGCCTTCATGGAGAACATGCCGACCTACCGCATCGGCCCGGCGTCGCGATGGCCCGGCTGCCCGGTCGACAGCTCGGTGGTCACCGAGGTCTTCGCACCGCTGACGGACGACCTGCGGGTCACCCGGACGGGCCCCGATCCCAGCCTGCCGGACTACGGCGACTCCGGCATGGTGCTGCTGTCCGCCGTCCGGCGCGCGCCTGCGGGCCCGCCCCGGTGA
- a CDS encoding acyl-CoA synthetase: MTGVRSSTVDAVLTRSARRTPGRTAVRYADRVWTYRSLDVAVSTAAAVLTEEHGLVPGDRVAAYAHNSDAYLIGFLACARAGLVHVPVNQNLTGDDLVYLLDQSGSSLVLTDPDLAGRLPAGRSVRVLRDAPGSLLDALEAERPFTAGRPPAADDLAQLLYTSGTTALPKGAMMTHGALVHAYVSAITALGLAADDRPVHSLPLYHSAQMHVFLLPYLAVGAENTILDAPDPVRVFDLVEAGLADSLFAPPTVWIKLADHPQFATRDLGGLRKAFYGASIMPVPVLERLRERLPRLAFFNCFGQSEIGPLATVLGPDEHEGRMDSCGRPVLFVEARVVDERGADVPDGTPGEVVYRSPQLCSGYWEKPEETAEAFRDGWFRSGDLAVRDAEGFYTVVDRVKDVINSGGVLVASRQVEDALYTHPAVAEAAVVGLPDDRWIEAVIAVVVRRAEASVDEAELIAHAREKLTAFKAPKRVVFVDGLPRNASGKILKRRLRDELG; the protein is encoded by the coding sequence ATGACCGGTGTACGCAGCAGCACAGTCGACGCCGTCCTCACCCGCAGCGCCCGGCGCACCCCCGGCCGGACCGCCGTACGGTACGCCGACCGGGTGTGGACCTACCGTTCCCTGGACGTGGCCGTGTCCACGGCCGCCGCCGTCCTCACCGAGGAGCACGGACTCGTCCCCGGCGACCGGGTGGCGGCCTACGCGCACAACTCGGACGCGTACCTGATCGGCTTCCTCGCCTGTGCCCGGGCCGGCCTCGTCCACGTGCCCGTCAACCAGAACCTGACCGGTGACGACCTGGTCTACCTCCTCGACCAGTCCGGCTCCTCCCTCGTGCTCACCGACCCGGACCTCGCCGGGCGGCTCCCCGCCGGCCGCAGCGTACGCGTCCTGCGGGATGCTCCCGGCTCACTGCTCGACGCCCTGGAGGCGGAACGGCCCTTCACCGCCGGGCGTCCGCCCGCTGCCGACGACCTCGCGCAGTTGCTGTACACCTCCGGCACCACCGCCCTGCCCAAGGGCGCGATGATGACGCACGGAGCCCTCGTCCACGCGTACGTCAGCGCGATCACCGCGCTCGGCCTCGCCGCGGACGACCGGCCCGTGCACTCCCTGCCGCTCTACCACTCGGCGCAGATGCATGTGTTCCTGCTGCCCTATCTGGCGGTGGGAGCGGAGAACACCATCCTGGACGCGCCGGACCCCGTCCGCGTCTTCGACCTCGTCGAAGCGGGCCTGGCCGACAGCCTGTTCGCGCCGCCGACCGTCTGGATCAAGCTCGCCGACCACCCCCAGTTCGCCACCCGCGACCTCGGCGGACTGCGGAAGGCGTTCTACGGGGCCTCGATCATGCCCGTGCCCGTCCTGGAGCGACTGCGCGAACGGCTGCCCCGCCTGGCGTTCTTCAACTGCTTCGGGCAGAGCGAGATCGGCCCGCTGGCCACCGTCCTGGGCCCCGACGAGCACGAGGGCCGCATGGACTCCTGCGGCCGACCGGTCCTCTTCGTGGAGGCCCGGGTCGTCGACGAGCGGGGCGCGGACGTCCCCGACGGCACCCCCGGCGAGGTCGTCTACCGGTCGCCCCAACTGTGCTCCGGCTACTGGGAGAAGCCCGAGGAGACCGCCGAGGCCTTCCGCGACGGCTGGTTCCGCTCCGGAGACCTCGCCGTCCGCGATGCCGAGGGGTTCTACACGGTCGTCGACCGGGTCAAGGACGTCATCAACTCCGGCGGAGTCCTCGTCGCCTCCCGGCAGGTCGAGGACGCTCTCTACACCCACCCCGCCGTCGCCGAAGCAGCGGTCGTCGGCCTCCCCGACGACCGCTGGATCGAGGCCGTCATCGCTGTCGTCGTCCGGCGCGCCGAGGCCAGCGTCGACGAGGCCGAACTCATCGCCCATGCCCGCGAGAAGCTCACCGCCTTCAAAGCGCCCAAGCGTGTGGTGTTCGTCGACGGACTGCCCCGCAACGCCAGCGGGAAGATCCTCAAGCGGCGGCTGCGGGACGAGCTCGGCTGA